One window from the genome of Vidua chalybeata isolate OUT-0048 chromosome 3, bVidCha1 merged haplotype, whole genome shotgun sequence encodes:
- the ITGB1BP1 gene encoding integrin beta-1-binding protein 1 isoform X2 — protein sequence MFRKGKKRHSSSSSQSSEISTKSKSVDSSLGGLSRSSTVASLDTDSTKSSGQSNSNSDTCAEFRVKYVGAIEKLKYNESKSLEGPLDLINYIDVAQVKRSLLWEFPNMALKFPHLISMMVCYDDGLGAGKSLLALKTTDAASEECSLWVYQCNSLEQAQAICKVLSTAFDSVLMSEKS from the exons atgtttagaaaaggaaaaaagcgacacagcagcagcagctcacaaaGCAGTGAAATCAGCACTAAAAGCAAG tctgTAGATTCCAGTCTTGGGGGACTTTCCAGGTCTAGTACTGTGGCCAGCCTAGATACAGACTCCACAAAAAGTTCAG GACAAAGCAATAGTAATTCTGATACATGTGCAGAATTCAGAGTTAAATACGTTGGTGCCAttgaaaaattgaaatacaATGAGAGCAAAAGTCTTGAAGGGCCACTGGACTTGATAAATTACATAGATGTTGCACAG GTGAAGAGGAGTTTATTATGGGAGTTTCCAAATATGGCATTAAAGTTTCCACATCTGATCAGTAT GATGGTGTGCTATGACGATGGTCTGGGAGCAGGAAAAAGTTTACTGGCTTTGAAGACAACAGATGCAGCCTCTGAAGAATGCAGCCTCTGGGTATATCAGTGCAATAGTTTG gaACAAGCACAAGCCATTTGCAAAGTGTTGTCTACAGCCTTTGATTCAGTTTTAATGTCTGAGAAGTCCTGA
- the ITGB1BP1 gene encoding integrin beta-1-binding protein 1 isoform X1 produces MFRKGKKRHSSSSSQSSEISTKSKSVDSSLGGLSRSSTVASLDTDSTKSSGQSNSNSDTCAEFRVKYVGAIEKLKYNESKSLEGPLDLINYIDVAQQDGKLPFVPGEEEFIMGVSKYGIKVSTSDQYDVLHRHALYLIVRMVCYDDGLGAGKSLLALKTTDAASEECSLWVYQCNSLEQAQAICKVLSTAFDSVLMSEKS; encoded by the exons atgtttagaaaaggaaaaaagcgacacagcagcagcagctcacaaaGCAGTGAAATCAGCACTAAAAGCAAG tctgTAGATTCCAGTCTTGGGGGACTTTCCAGGTCTAGTACTGTGGCCAGCCTAGATACAGACTCCACAAAAAGTTCAG GACAAAGCAATAGTAATTCTGATACATGTGCAGAATTCAGAGTTAAATACGTTGGTGCCAttgaaaaattgaaatacaATGAGAGCAAAAGTCTTGAAGGGCCACTGGACTTGATAAATTACATAGATGTTGCACAG CAAGATGGAAAGTTACCTTTTGTTCCAGGTGAAGAGGAGTTTATTATGGGAGTTTCCAAATATGGCATTAAAGTTTCCACATCTGATCAGTAT GATGTGTTACATAGGCATGCTCTCTATTTGATTGTAAGGATGGTGTGCTATGACGATGGTCTGGGAGCAGGAAAAAGTTTACTGGCTTTGAAGACAACAGATGCAGCCTCTGAAGAATGCAGCCTCTGGGTATATCAGTGCAATAGTTTG gaACAAGCACAAGCCATTTGCAAAGTGTTGTCTACAGCCTTTGATTCAGTTTTAATGTCTGAGAAGTCCTGA
- the ITGB1BP1 gene encoding integrin beta-1-binding protein 1 isoform X3 — MFRKGKKRHSSSSSQSSEISTKSKSVDSSLGGLSRSSTVASLDTDSTKSSGQSNSNSDTCAEFRVKYVGAIEKLKYNESKSLEGPLDLINYIDVAQDVLHRHALYLIVRMVCYDDGLGAGKSLLALKTTDAASEECSLWVYQCNSLEQAQAICKVLSTAFDSVLMSEKS, encoded by the exons atgtttagaaaaggaaaaaagcgacacagcagcagcagctcacaaaGCAGTGAAATCAGCACTAAAAGCAAG tctgTAGATTCCAGTCTTGGGGGACTTTCCAGGTCTAGTACTGTGGCCAGCCTAGATACAGACTCCACAAAAAGTTCAG GACAAAGCAATAGTAATTCTGATACATGTGCAGAATTCAGAGTTAAATACGTTGGTGCCAttgaaaaattgaaatacaATGAGAGCAAAAGTCTTGAAGGGCCACTGGACTTGATAAATTACATAGATGTTGCACAG GATGTGTTACATAGGCATGCTCTCTATTTGATTGTAAGGATGGTGTGCTATGACGATGGTCTGGGAGCAGGAAAAAGTTTACTGGCTTTGAAGACAACAGATGCAGCCTCTGAAGAATGCAGCCTCTGGGTATATCAGTGCAATAGTTTG gaACAAGCACAAGCCATTTGCAAAGTGTTGTCTACAGCCTTTGATTCAGTTTTAATGTCTGAGAAGTCCTGA